Genomic DNA from Leptospira broomii serovar Hurstbridge str. 5399:
TCGTCTGGACGAAATCGGTAAGTCCCTTTTTTTTGGCCGTACGATCTAGAAAGTGTTTCTCCATTCCTACCTATAAAATCCACCGTCAAAGGAGTTTCGTCAAATTCGTAAAAGACCTCTGCCCCATTTCGGATTCCGAAGGCTTTCACCTTCGGATCACTGAGAACTCGGGACATTTTTCTAACGCAGGCATAATTACCCTCCTTGAGGGCCGCGAGGATATCCTCCTTGTCCGTAGAGTTGGCATTTAAAAGGATATACCGCATCAGGGATTCCCCATCCTCGTCGTACCATTCGGTGGCGATTTGCCTTAAACTAGGAAATCCTGTTTTTGCGACTTTCAAATATTCTTCTTTCGGAAGATAATGTAAATCGTCCCCGGCCATGCAAAAAGAAGACACACCCAAACTTAGCAATTGATCCCAATACGTGAGTATATCCCCGAACGGCGATAGTACTTCAATCGCATTATACCCGCTTAATTTTTCGAGAATCCTGAGTGGGAAACTATCATTTAATAGAGGATGATTGATTGCGACAAATGCTCCTTTTTTTTGGAGGCTATCGATCTCCCATTGTATGTTTTCGGGAAATGCGAATAAGGGAAAAAAATCATGATCGGCTTCTTCGATACCCAATACGGTAAGATGTCTCTTTACGAGATTCCTGCCCCACTCGTAACCGGGTATTAGAGCTGTCTTTTTTGATTCTAGCTTCGTTACGATTTCATAATCCGTAAACGCGAGAATTTGATATCCGTTCTTGGAATATACTTCTTGGATTTCTTCAGGTGAGTTTCGGATGGGTGTGAACCAAGCACGGTTGCTATGCAAATGAATTGCGGTTTTTATCCATTTCAGTTTAGTCGATCTGAGATACGGATCGTGGATTTCTCGTCCTATGGATTGAATATTGTTCGACGCCTGTTTAGGTCTGATATCGGAACGTAAGAAAAAGAGACTCCAGGCATTGAAGCTTAAGACGGTTACGATGATTGTGACGAAAAGACCGAGTAAAGATCGTTTCCAGTTTCGGAAATTCATTTAAATTCGATCCATTCTGGACAATATAGGTTTGCTAATCATGGCGGTGTATTGACCTAATTCCTGCCCATGGGCTTTTTAATAAAACTTTTTTTCGGCTTTAAAAAGGTCTTTGCTTATTCCCGCTAACTCACTTTTTGGTTTCTACGAAACCTCGATTCTCGAGTTCTTAAAGGTAACGGATTAGCAATACTATGAAAGACAAGCGTATAGCGGTGATCATTCCCGCTTACAACGAAGAGATCACGATTCGCGAAACGATTCTCTCCTTTTACAAAGAATTACCTAATGCCGTTTTTTGGGTGGTGGATAATAACTCCAAAGATAAAACAAATCGAATCGCGATGGAGACATTTAAGAAACATAAAATAAAAGGTTCCGTTTTGTTCGAAGATAGGCAGGGAAAGGCTAACGCGATCCGAAAGGCTTTTTTCTTAGCGGACGCCGATATTTATGTAATGTCCGATGCGGATACGACTTATCCGGCCGATGAAGTCCGGAAATTGACGGACGAATTAGTTAAGAACGATCTAGATATGGTAGTCGGCGATCGATTAAGCCGAGGAGATTATAGTCGGGAAAATAAGAGAATGTTCCATTCTCTCGGAAATCAGCTCGTCATTCGGCTGATCAATTTTCTGTTTAGCGTGAAATTGCGGGATGCGATGAGCGGATACCGCGTATTTTCCAGAAAGTTCGTTAAGAATTATCCGATTTTGGCTTCCGGTTTCGAGTTAGAAATTGAAATGACCTTGCATGCCTTGGATAAGAGGTTTGCGATTCGGGAGATTCCGATTCAGTACAAAGATAGACCATCCGGAAGCTTTTCGAAATTAAATACTTTTCGAGACGGCTACCGAGTCGTAAATAATATTCTCTGGATTTTTAAAGATTATAAACCGATGCATTTTTTCGGTTTCCTTTCGGTTATTGCGTTTATTGCTGCGATCGCTTCGGGAAGCCAAGCGATATGGGATTATTGGAAATACAAATACGTCTATCATGTCCCGCTCGCCATTTTAGCCACCGGTTTAATGATCGCATCCATACTTAATTTTTCGATCGGTTTAATCCTTCATACCGTCGCGAAAATTCAACGATTCAATTTCGAACTTCAATTATTGAAATATAAAGAAGAGTAGATTCTGCTAACGATCTCGATATTTGTGTGTAACGGCGAGATCGTAATCGAGTTATAGGGTCCGTTTCCGCTTCTATAATACCTGCAATAATACCAATCCACCTTCCGTTTCTATCGTGATAAACTTACGCTTCGGGTAAAGAAAGATCAATTCCGCTTGGCTATTCGCATTTCCGATGATGAAAAGTTTCTTTCCTTCCGGTGGACGATTCAATAAATCCGTTTCGTCCTTAAATTTATAGCTTCCAATAATATGGATAGGTTGGTTCCTGTAGAACATCGGATAAAAGGAAAGATATTTGTAAAAAATGACCTCCCCTTGTTCTTCTCTAACGGCTCTATCAAATAATCGTAATGTTTTTCCCTGGAGAAGGTCGATTACTTTCGGGGCCAGCGTAACCGAAAGAGAAATTAGGAACATGAGCAAGGTCATCCAAACCGGAAAGATGAATTTCAAAAGTAAATCGTCCTGAACGACCTTTCTACCGCGAAAGTAAGCGAATAAAATTCCAGTTAGAAGAATTAAACCCGGAATCGAATCGACTATTCCGAATTGTGGATATATTTTCTCATCGGAAAATCCGGACTTTATCAGATAATTTGCCAATACGGGAAGTCCTAAAAATAAGACGCTTAACAGGGTACCGAATAAAAGAAAGGAAAGTGTAATCCCTTTTTTAAGCATGAGTTCCGAACCGAATCTCTCTAGAACCAAGGCGGTAAAAAATGACAGAGGAAAATAAATCGAAGAAGAATAATGGGGAAGCTTAGTTTGGACGACGGAAAAAATAATAAGTACGATTGCAGTCCAAGCGATCATTAGGAGCGAAACCTGACGGACCCCCTCTTCCTTCAAAATTTCTCGTTTATCCTTGGAAATATATGCGAATAGAAACGGAGTCCAGGGAAAGAAACCGATCAAGGCTACGATGAAATGATAAAACCAAGGACCCGTATGAGATTCCAGGGATTTAGTTAACAACTTCCTTTGGAATTCCAGAAATCCTTGTAGAAATTCATCGCCGTGAAGAAGGTAATCCGTCAAATAGTAGATCGATACGGATCCGAAAAAAACGGTTGCGCCGATGGCCATATCGACGATCGAGATTTTGTATCTTCGCTCGAAGATTCTCATCACAAGAAAGGATGCGACCGGAATGCCAAGGCCTAAAGGACCCTTTGCAAGAACCGCTAAGGCCATGCTCGCAAACGCGGCAACCAGCCATTTCCAAGCTCCAGGAGTTTGTTTCCTTATATCAGTATCATATAAACAAAGTCCGACGGCGCCCAAGAAGATGAAGGTATTAAAAAGGTGATCGATATACGCGGTTCTTGCAAGAACCAAGGGAAGTAAAGAAGACGAGTACAAGAGAGCCCAAAGAATTCCGAAGGAGGATGATCGAAGCCGCTTCCCGAAAAAATAAATCGTCCCGAAGGCTAAAACCGCGCTTAAAACGGAGGGAAACCGGGTCCCGAATTCGTTAAGCCCGAAAGCGGAATAGGAAATTGCGGCCAGCCAAAAATACAATGGCGGCTTTTCCGTAAATAATTGCTCGTTTACAGTGATCCTAAAAAAATCTCCGGATAAGAACATCCCTTTGGATGCTGCCCCGTAGATATTCTCGTCCCAGTCAATCAAGGGAAACGAGCCTAAGCCTAAAATCAAAAAGAGAAAATATAAACTAAGTAAAAGGAAAACAGAGTCGAATCTGAACTTCAAAGAATTCTCCCGGGACGGAGCCCAATTAGGAATTTTCCGGATTGCAGGTAGTCTTACCCTATTCTATTGAAACGAATGGGCCCGGTTTTATCCTAAATTGAAGTTCTTGCATTTGCCGGACAGAGCGAAAGGAATTTTTAGATTTTTAACGGAAGAAATTTTAGGCAAAAAAAAGCCCAACGGTTCTATGAAAGAACGTTAGGCTTCAGAGTCGTACGGCGATTTATAACAAAATTATAAATCCGTCGGTCCCGTCGAAAGAACCTGCATTCGCTTAAGGACGTGCCCGACCGGTCCTCATACTAAGAAACCGATCGGTGAGCCATTGAATTACTTCAATAGCTGCAGCACGGTTTGCGGCTTCATGTTCGCTTGAGCGAGCATCGCAGTCGCAGCTTGAGTCAAGATCTGATAGCGGGTAAAGCTGGTCATTTGTTCAGCCATATCCGTGTCACGGATCCGAGACTCTGCGGCCTGGATGTTTTCGTAAGCGTTCATTAACCCCTTAGCGGCATGTTCCAAACGGTTGTAATAAGCTCCCAGATCCGCTCTCTGCTTGGAGATCAGTCTGAGTGCATCGTCCGCCAATCCGATCACGGAGTTGGCTTTTCCCGCCGTAGAAAGAGAGATAAAGGTCAACACGGTCGGGTTTCTAAGACCCAAAGACGCAGTGTTCATCGTTTCGATGTATATTCTTTCTCTCTGGTGCATATTCGCACCCATGTGGAACCACATACTTGCGGTCGGATTCAAACGAGCAAAAGCTCCGGTAAGAAGCTTCATCTTGTTGAATTCGGCCTGAGAAGCTATCCTGTCGATCTCGTCGACCAACTGAGAGACTTCTACTTGAATTTGTTGGCGGTCTTCTTCCGAATAGATTCCGTTCGCGGCTTGTACTGCGAGAACGCGAATCCTTTGAACGACTTCATGAGTTTCTTGCAAATACCCTTCCGCCGTTTGAATCAGAGACATACCGTCTTCAGTATTTTGTTCCGCCCTGCGTAAACCGCCGACTTGAGTCCGCATTTTCTCGGACACTGCCAAACCGGAAGCGTCGTCACCTGCACGGTTGATTCGCATACCGGAAGACAATTTTTCAATGTCTTTAGTCATGCTTTCGCTATTGAACTTCAATGTTCTATGAGCGAAAATGGCGCTTATATTGTGGTTAATAATCATTCGGTTCCTCCTTGAATCCGAATCCTCTTTCGAGGAATGTGACTTTCCTAGAGGTCTTCCTTGACCTCTTCACCATTTGGATCGTCCAATTCGTAAAATCCGAGTAGATACTTTTTTCCCGACGGTTTCGATAAAAGAAACCTTCCTAGTTTCTCCGGATATGTCCCTTTCGTATTCAAGCTCCTTTCGGAGTCAAAAACACTCTGCGAAAGTACTTGCCCCGGGTGGATATCCGGTACAAGCTGAAAGGAGTATGCTTCAGACCATTTACTTAGCCAATCCCAGAGGTTTTTGTGCCGGTGTTAAATACGCAATTTCGTATGTGGAGCAAGTACAAGCGCAATCTTCCGAACAAATTTATGTTCGTAAGGAGATCGTCCATAATCGGCGCGTAGTTGAAGATATGAAAAAACGTGGAATTCGTTTCATAAGCGAATTGAACGAAGCCCCCGACGGAGCAACGGTGATTTTTTCCGCTCATGGAGTTTCTCCGGCAGTCGTTGAGGACGCTAAACTTAGAAATATGCAGATTGGCGACGCAACCTGTCCTTTAGTGACAAGAGTTCATCGTAAAGCAAGAAGATACAAAGAAGAATACCAGATCATTTACATCGGTCATCAGGGACATGACGAGGCGATCGGAACCATGGGCGAAGCGCAGATGTTTCTAGTTGAATCTCCTGAAGACGTAGAAAAGCTCGTAGATAAAATCAATCCGGAAAATCCGATTACATATCTGATGCAAACGACCCTATCTGTCGCGGATACCCAACTAATCGTTAAGAAAATCGCCGAATTATTCCCGACAGTCGAACATCCGGCGAAAGACGATATTTGCTACGCTACGACCGAACGTCAGGAAGCTGTCGCTCAAATGATGGATTCAATCGATGCAATGCTGGTCATTGGTGCGGATAATAGTTCCAACTCGTTACGGTTATTGCAATTGGCGCAAAAATCCAAGCCTGCTTCGTTTAAAGTTACTTCGGCGGACGATCTGAATAAGGAATATTTGATAAACAATCGAATCAAGACCCTTGGGATTACCGCAGGAGCATCGACTCCGCAGATTTTAGTGGATGAAATTATCGATAAGCTATGTCATTTTTATCCGGATGTAAGCGTTCAGCTTTTTCCCGAATCCAGGGAAGATTCGATGAGCTTTAAACTACCTGCGAAATTACTAAATTAATTTCTTTAACGGCCGTTTTCAATATGAGTCCGAGTTGAGTCTTCTTCGGGAATATTCTGTTCTCCCCGCCTCGAAAGAATCGGTAATTGTATTTCGGTCGCAATTTTGTTTGCAAGTTTCGCAGTTGAATAATCTTTTATTTCGGATATTCGAACATTATTATCGATTTGTTTTGCCAGGTTTTGAACTAAATTTAAGCCGATTCCGAAGCCGAAATCCTCTTCCTGAAACCTTTCGTCATACGTATGATTCATTCTGAAAAAAGGTTCGAATAGTTTCTCAGAATACTCTTTCGGAATTCCGTGAATGCCGGTTTTGCCCGCTTCGATTTCATTGATGATATCGATATTTAACATGGAGTCTTCCGGATACATTATGATTTGTATCTTTGAATGCTCGGGAGAAAATTTCATTGCGTTTACTAGAATTTCTTTGATAGAAAAGGAAAGGAATTTTCGGTTACATTTTACTTTGTATTCCAGATGTTTATCCTTAAAGATAATATGATTGTCCTTTATTTTCGCCGCTTTGTGTAAATCGGAGACGGTTCGTTTGATGATAGATTGAATTTCTAAAATGTCTAATGCTTCAGGAATAATTTTCAAGTCAAACAAGCTCTTTAACTTGTCCAATTTTTCCGTCCAGCTCCGCATCATGTTTTTGTTTTCGACGATTGATTTCATTAAATCCTTCGGAATCAGGCAGTCGGTTCCTTCCCGTTTAAGGGAAAGTTCGGTCAGATCTAGATACGTAAGTAAGGAGCCGAGACCTATTCCCTGGGAAGAACTATGAGAAATACTGTTTAGAATATTTTTTCCGACGGTCATTTGATCGGAATTTCTTTGATAGTCTTTCCAGATTAACCAATCGATTTCTCCCGCTAGATGTCTTTCATCCTGAAAAATATTTTGATAAGTACGAATCTTATCCTTGTACCAGGTTAGGGCATTTTTGACAGCCTCTAATAATTGCTTTTCCTGTTTCTTCTTTAAGAGTTGGGCCCATATCCAATTAAAGGAGCTAAGGCTCAATGTCGTATGTTCCATTTTGGAATAGGTGATAATCAAACTTCCAGGAGTGATTTTTCGCATAGCTTTTAGATAATCTAGGACGTGAATTTTATCGGATTCGATCTCAGTCACGACTATTGCGGGAGACCATTTTGCACATTGTACTAGTCCTTCCGTTAAAGAACTTGCGAAGATCAGAACTAATTCTTCGTTTTTAAATAGTTCATTCGCCCTCTTAGTGAAATACGGATCCGGATCAATATATAAGAGAGAGCTAGAAGAATTCATTTTATAGTCGGAGACCCGAGATTGGACTACACGTTCTGTAGAATGGGAATCCGATTTATCCAGCGACCTCTCCAGGTGTTTTACTACGATTTCGAATCTATGTTTTTCTATTTCATCTCGGTCCTTCCGTTCCAGTTTCAATCCGACGTTCATATTTCCACTTTCCGACTTTGCCCACCATCTTAAAGTCCCCTCCAGAAGAAACGGTTGCTGATTAGGCAACGCCAGTTTAAACGCATATTTTTTAAAGCGACTTAAATTATCTTTCGAGACGGCGGGAGGAATCTCGAAACCTATTCCGTTTTGTGAAAGATCGCTGACGATAAACCTTTGTGATATTTTTTCCCGGCTCCATTCCTCTATATTTTGAGAAATTTCAACTGCAAGGGATTCAAGTTCTAGAGCTGTTTCTTTTGTGAAATGTTGTTCCCCGGAAACCACATGAATGTAGGCAAGCGGTTTCCTTTTCGATTCTCCGTCTTGAACCAGGATCGGAATAATCAGCTCCGAAGAAACTCCTGCGGAAAAATAACGATCGATCGAGGAGGAAATACTTTCCTTTACCGCCGATGAATAACTGAGCATGGAAGGATCGTTTATAGAGTATGAATCTCTGTTCGACGTATCGGATAATAACAAAGTCTTTCCGGTAGCCTGAACCGAATGAAAGCGCTCTTCTTGTTTTGCCCGAAAGACATCGATTGAAACAGTACCGACGGGTGTCTTCTGAAGCATGGTTGAATATTTTTCGAATAAACTCCTTAGATATTCGGATTTTTCGGTATCCCCATCCAAATTTTCGGAGAATTCGGATGATTTAAAATTAGTTACGTAGATGTCGTCCTTAAAAAGGTGAATGCGTTTTTCTGATCTTCCCATCGTCGTAAATCCTCAAAGAATTTTGTTCCTTTTTTAAAGAAGCCAATTTGAACTTTAATTCGATTGCAACCCTTCTAGTTTTATCTTCCGTATTCGCC
This window encodes:
- the ispH gene encoding 4-hydroxy-3-methylbut-2-enyl diphosphate reductase, whose protein sequence is MLQTIYLANPRGFCAGVKYAISYVEQVQAQSSEQIYVRKEIVHNRRVVEDMKKRGIRFISELNEAPDGATVIFSAHGVSPAVVEDAKLRNMQIGDATCPLVTRVHRKARRYKEEYQIIYIGHQGHDEAIGTMGEAQMFLVESPEDVEKLVDKINPENPITYLMQTTLSVADTQLIVKKIAELFPTVEHPAKDDICYATTERQEAVAQMMDSIDAMLVIGADNSSNSLRLLQLAQKSKPASFKVTSADDLNKEYLINNRIKTLGITAGASTPQILVDEIIDKLCHFYPDVSVQLFPESREDSMSFKLPAKLLN
- a CDS encoding CehA/McbA family metallohydrolase domain-containing protein, translating into MNFRNWKRSLLGLFVTIIVTVLSFNAWSLFFLRSDIRPKQASNNIQSIGREIHDPYLRSTKLKWIKTAIHLHSNRAWFTPIRNSPEEIQEVYSKNGYQILAFTDYEIVTKLESKKTALIPGYEWGRNLVKRHLTVLGIEEADHDFFPLFAFPENIQWEIDSLQKKGAFVAINHPLLNDSFPLRILEKLSGYNAIEVLSPFGDILTYWDQLLSLGVSSFCMAGDDLHYLPKEEYLKVAKTGFPSLRQIATEWYDEDGESLMRYILLNANSTDKEDILAALKEGNYACVRKMSRVLSDPKVKAFGIRNGAEVFYEFDETPLTVDFIGRNGETLSRSYGQKKGTYRFRPDDLYVRIQAFLPTGLILSNPFYRK
- a CDS encoding DUF1577 domain-containing protein; amino-acid sequence: MGRSEKRIHLFKDDIYVTNFKSSEFSENLDGDTEKSEYLRSLFEKYSTMLQKTPVGTVSIDVFRAKQEERFHSVQATGKTLLLSDTSNRDSYSINDPSMLSYSSAVKESISSSIDRYFSAGVSSELIIPILVQDGESKRKPLAYIHVVSGEQHFTKETALELESLAVEISQNIEEWSREKISQRFIVSDLSQNGIGFEIPPAVSKDNLSRFKKYAFKLALPNQQPFLLEGTLRWWAKSESGNMNVGLKLERKDRDEIEKHRFEIVVKHLERSLDKSDSHSTERVVQSRVSDYKMNSSSSLLYIDPDPYFTKRANELFKNEELVLIFASSLTEGLVQCAKWSPAIVVTEIESDKIHVLDYLKAMRKITPGSLIITYSKMEHTTLSLSSFNWIWAQLLKKKQEKQLLEAVKNALTWYKDKIRTYQNIFQDERHLAGEIDWLIWKDYQRNSDQMTVGKNILNSISHSSSQGIGLGSLLTYLDLTELSLKREGTDCLIPKDLMKSIVENKNMMRSWTEKLDKLKSLFDLKIIPEALDILEIQSIIKRTVSDLHKAAKIKDNHIIFKDKHLEYKVKCNRKFLSFSIKEILVNAMKFSPEHSKIQIIMYPEDSMLNIDIINEIEAGKTGIHGIPKEYSEKLFEPFFRMNHTYDERFQEEDFGFGIGLNLVQNLAKQIDNNVRISEIKDYSTAKLANKIATEIQLPILSRRGEQNIPEEDSTRTHIENGR
- a CDS encoding flagellin N-terminal helical domain-containing protein, with product MIINHNISAIFAHRTLKFNSESMTKDIEKLSSGMRINRAGDDASGLAVSEKMRTQVGGLRRAEQNTEDGMSLIQTAEGYLQETHEVVQRIRVLAVQAANGIYSEEDRQQIQVEVSQLVDEIDRIASQAEFNKMKLLTGAFARLNPTASMWFHMGANMHQRERIYIETMNTASLGLRNPTVLTFISLSTAGKANSVIGLADDALRLISKQRADLGAYYNRLEHAAKGLMNAYENIQAAESRIRDTDMAEQMTSFTRYQILTQAATAMLAQANMKPQTVLQLLK
- a CDS encoding ArnT family glycosyltransferase, whose protein sequence is MKFRFDSVFLLLSLYFLFLILGLGSFPLIDWDENIYGAASKGMFLSGDFFRITVNEQLFTEKPPLYFWLAAISYSAFGLNEFGTRFPSVLSAVLAFGTIYFFGKRLRSSSFGILWALLYSSSLLPLVLARTAYIDHLFNTFIFLGAVGLCLYDTDIRKQTPGAWKWLVAAFASMALAVLAKGPLGLGIPVASFLVMRIFERRYKISIVDMAIGATVFFGSVSIYYLTDYLLHGDEFLQGFLEFQRKLLTKSLESHTGPWFYHFIVALIGFFPWTPFLFAYISKDKREILKEEGVRQVSLLMIAWTAIVLIIFSVVQTKLPHYSSSIYFPLSFFTALVLERFGSELMLKKGITLSFLLFGTLLSVLFLGLPVLANYLIKSGFSDEKIYPQFGIVDSIPGLILLTGILFAYFRGRKVVQDDLLLKFIFPVWMTLLMFLISLSVTLAPKVIDLLQGKTLRLFDRAVREEQGEVIFYKYLSFYPMFYRNQPIHIIGSYKFKDETDLLNRPPEGKKLFIIGNANSQAELIFLYPKRKFITIETEGGLVLLQVL
- a CDS encoding glycosyltransferase family 2 protein gives rise to the protein MKDKRIAVIIPAYNEEITIRETILSFYKELPNAVFWVVDNNSKDKTNRIAMETFKKHKIKGSVLFEDRQGKANAIRKAFFLADADIYVMSDADTTYPADEVRKLTDELVKNDLDMVVGDRLSRGDYSRENKRMFHSLGNQLVIRLINFLFSVKLRDAMSGYRVFSRKFVKNYPILASGFELEIEMTLHALDKRFAIREIPIQYKDRPSGSFSKLNTFRDGYRVVNNILWIFKDYKPMHFFGFLSVIAFIAAIASGSQAIWDYWKYKYVYHVPLAILATGLMIASILNFSIGLILHTVAKIQRFNFELQLLKYKEE